AGCCCTGGGCGGTGAAGGGAACGGCGGAGACACGCAAGAACCTGATCACTTCCATCTACCTGACGCCCGAAGAACTCGAGGCGCATGTGCGCAAGCTGGAGGCCAAGTACAAGTCGGCGGAGGTCGAGGCCTGCGACGAAACCTATATGGCCGAGGACGCCGAGATCCTGCTGGTGGGCTATGGCATCGTGTCGCGCGTGCTGCGCTCGACCGTGGAACAGTTGCGTAAGCTCGGCGTGAAGGCCGGCCTGTTCCGGCCAATCACCTTGTGGCCTTACCCGTCGCAGGCGCTGGCGCACGCCGCGCGCCGCTGCCGGATGGTGCAGGTGGTCGAGATGAGCACCGGGCAGATGGTGGAGGACGTCCGGCTGGCGGTGAACGGAAGCGTGCCGGTCGAGCTTTACAGCCGGGTGGGCGGGTCTGTGCCCGGGGTCGAAGAGGTGCGCGACCACATCCTGGCGCAGGTCACCACGCTGGTGCTGTGAGGAGGAAGAGTGTCCGAATACAAGGTGGTGCAACAGAAGTCGCCGGTCTTTTACGACCATTACGAACGCAAGGCCGATCTCCAGCACCAGACGCACTACTGCCCCGGCTGCGGTCACGGGGTGGCGCACAAGCTGATCGCCGAGGCCATCGCCGACCTGGGCGTGCAGGACCGTACGGTGTTCATCAGCCCCGTCGGCTGCTCCGTCTTCGCCTACTACTACTTCGACGTGGGCAATATCCAGGCGGCACACGGGCGGACGCCGGCGGTGGCCACCGCCGCCAAGCGCGCTAACCCGAACAGCATCGTGGTCGCCTACCAGGGCGATGGCGATCTGGCGGCCATCGGCACAGCGGAGATCATCCATGCCGCCAACCGCGGCGAGAAGATCACCTGCTTCTTCCTCAACAACGCCATCTACGGCATGACCGGCGGTCAGATGGCGCCCACCACGCTGGTGGGCATGCCGAGCACCACCAGCCCCTGGGGGCGCCGCCCGAGCAACGAGGGCTTCCCGCTGCACGTCTGCGAACTGCTGGCCACGCTGGAGGCGCCGGCGTACATCGAGCGCGTGGCGCTCAGCGACAACAAGAACATCATGAAAGCGCGCAGAGCCATTCGGAAGGCGCTGGAGAACCAGGTGAAGGGCGTCGGCTTCTCGCTGGTCGAGATTCTGTCGCCGTGCCCCACCATCTGGAAGCTGGATCCGGTGCAGGCGCGCGCCTGGGTGGCGGAGAAGATGATCCCCGTGTTTCCGCTGAACGTCTTCCGCGACCGCGTGCCGGAGATGCCGAAGTCCGCCGAGCCGCCGCAAAAGTCCGTCCGCGAGGTGCTGGAGATCGACCGGCAGCCGCTCACGGTACAAGGGAACGGCCACAAGCATCCCGCCCGCGAGATCACCATCAAGGTCGCCGGCTTCGGGGGCCAGGGCGTCCTTCTGCTGGGCCAGTTGCTGGCGGAGATGGGGATGGCGGAGAAGATGGAAGTGAGCTGGCTGCCGTCGTACGGCCCGGAGATGCGCTCGGGCAGCGCTCATTGCCACGTCTGCTTCTCCCACGAGCGGGTCGGTTCGCCGTTGATCTCGCAC
This genomic stretch from Terriglobia bacterium harbors:
- a CDS encoding 2-oxoacid:acceptor oxidoreductase family protein gives rise to the protein MSEYKVVQQKSPVFYDHYERKADLQHQTHYCPGCGHGVAHKLIAEAIADLGVQDRTVFISPVGCSVFAYYYFDVGNIQAAHGRTPAVATAAKRANPNSIVVAYQGDGDLAAIGTAEIIHAANRGEKITCFFLNNAIYGMTGGQMAPTTLVGMPSTTSPWGRRPSNEGFPLHVCELLATLEAPAYIERVALSDNKNIMKARRAIRKALENQVKGVGFSLVEILSPCPTIWKLDPVQARAWVAEKMIPVFPLNVFRDRVPEMPKSAEPPQKSVREVLEIDRQPLTVQGNGHKHPAREITIKVAGFGGQGVLLLGQLLAEMGMAEKMEVSWLPSYGPEMRSGSAHCHVCFSHERVGSPLISHPDVLIAMNEISLRKFAPQVESGGLIIYSRDRLPEDFEVPQGARAVCVPAFDMADHLGSAKVANTILLGALLAETECLQAATAEAVLEAKVKNPKYVELNRKALALGRRYDEHELHVSLSQPDGFAS